A genome region from Bombus terrestris chromosome 10, iyBomTerr1.2, whole genome shotgun sequence includes the following:
- the LOC100647628 gene encoding kinesin-like protein KIF13A isoform X3: MATDKIKVAVRVRPFNRRELELGTQCVVEMSGQQTILQHPTTMDKIERSKPKTFAFDHCFYSLDPAVENFANQDVVFDALGRDILDNAFQGYNACIFAYGQTGSGKSYTMMGSGENKGIIPRLCDNLFDMIAKQQSSELTYKVEVSYMEIYNEKVHDLLDPKPNKQSLKVREHNVLGPYVDGLSQLAVTSFQDIDNLMAEGNKSRTVAATNMNSESSRSHAVFSVILTQTLTDSKSGVSGEKVSRMSLVDLAGSERAVKTGAVGDRLKEGSNINKSLTTLGLVISKLADQNSGNNKNKDKFVPYRDSVLTWLLKDNLGGNSKTVMVATISPAADNYEETLSTLRYADRAKRIVNHAVVNEDPNARIIRELRQEVEALKEMLLHATGQGSIVGQQRTDITEKLSESERLMKEMSQTWEEKLVKTERLQHERQQALEKMGISVQASGIQVEKNKYYLVNLNDDPSLNELLVYYLKERTLVGGRSAKTEQDIQLHGLGILPEHCVITIEETGLYMTPLNGARCFVNGTQVVEKTPLLHGDRIVWGNHHFFRVNCPRSATAINSEPQTPAQNIDYTFAREELMLNELSNDPIQRAIARLEKQHEEDKQVALEKQRQEYERQFQQLRNILSPSTPYSPYVPYDPLRGSQSSKLPACTPTTQMRVEKWAQERDEMFKRSLGQLKADILKANALVQEANFLAEEMGKQTKFSVTLQIPPNNLSPNRKRGAFVSEPAILVKRTNMGSQVWSMEKLENKLVDMRDMYEDRKDPNNCQRLPAIKDEVPGKTQDPFYESQENHNLIGVANIFLEVLFHDVRLDYHTPIISQQGEVAGRLQVEISRISGHFPQDRICEAASESSNDSTSSEPEDYSGSSFITCRVTIKQATGLPLSLSHFVFCQYMFCGHPDPIVVPAIDNSEQLTSNCQIGQRDSLVFKFNHTKDFTVPITEEFIEHCSEGALSIEVWGHRSAGFSRSKPGWEVEQQLAKARSLADRWSELTRKIELWVEIQELNEQGEYSPVDVVVKQDTWTGGIYQLRQGQQRRIQVRVKPVQNSGTLPIICQSILNIAVGSVSVRNRLQIPLDSYQDEDLSILREKWSEALMRRRQYLDQQIQKLINKQDKTEQDIEREQSLVDQWVSLTEERNAVLVPAAGSGIPGAPADWNPPPGMEPHIPVLFLDLNADDLSTHQSGEEVSVTGLNSILPKEHGNKFYNLPIIRRIEKDVCAIAAWDSSIHDNIHLNKVTDANERVFLILKTTVRLSHPAPMDLVLRKRLALNIYKRQSITDRIFKRIVRTDCLTQTGVTYEVVSNIPKASEELEDRESLAQIAASGEDNSLCDGETYIEKYTRGVSAVESILTLDRLRQSVAVKELLQAQGQPLMRKTASVPNFSQVLLPLRRLGRTIMRSDTSMDSLNVTRSESVTDLNTELNGLLHSRRASTGHTRNDENFVSAPAKPFGIGSILNSARPTFLNLNLNLNSLTRLQQSTSAKSSPNMVGGKLGLRMTTLHEETSNTGNQLSTPVHDEDEEKSDADYSEYDSYQAPAKPVKPLTSSRTLDSLVELQSTKINTPSMSSSGYGSQAVSTTNLTSEDSISVKSISVDETPDLEYRNLLDYKKPERMDSSLVEETPEEYMGEVTNALGNLNVMENTCGEEHTRKNLDETGAYMDADIDSPVSSTKSDSDANTNVSRTSSTHCQKKDIPSQGLSNRRKSDMEISQASNSGEDSPLEGSSVVHTKLPPGKVVRRRKASTSTGRPTSSQHRASFPMVRPQVSESKAAARLEQSMQPNIPYENGDNSSSERIDDDVSDKSSAFGSRHDLSRVETPLPDWVIVGESVLVRPYSYSGVIAYVGPTEFASGTWIGVELDAPTGKNDGAVNGHRYFTCRPKCGIFVKVDKLIQDKRGRALRNYVSAPQPAPMRRSVSRGEGLHSLHRSRSRGEGLSTTGTRSSPRGK; this comes from the exons GAGCAAGCCGAAAACCTTCGCGTTCGATCATTGTTTCTATTCCCTGGACCCGGCCGTGGAAAACTTCGCGAATCAAGATGTGGTGTTCGACGCCCTGGGTCGCGACATTTTGGACAATGCGTTCCAAGGTTACAACGCCTGCATTTTCGCCTACGGTCAAACCG GGTCCGGGAAATCGTACACGATGATGGGAAGCGGCGAGAACAAAGGTATCATACCACGGCTGTGCGACAACCTCTTCGACATGATCGCGAAGCAACAGAGCTCGGAGCTTACTTACAAAGTCGAGGTCTCCTATATGGAGATCTACAACGAGAAGGTGCACGATCTGCTCGATCCAAAGCCGAACAAACAGTCGCTGAAAGTCAGGGAACACAATGTCCTGGGCCCGTACGTGGATGGACTTAGTCAGCTCGCCGTCACATCCTTTCAG GACATCGACAACCTGATGGCGGAGGGGAACAAGTCGAGGACGGTAGCTGCGACGAACATGAATTCCGAGAGTTCACGGTCGCACGCTGTATTCTCCGTCATCCTGACGCAGACGTTGACGGACTCGAAGAGCGGCGTCAGCGGTGAAAAGGTCTCGCGGATGAGCCTGGTGGACTTGGCAGGGAGCGAAAGGGCTGTGAAAACTGGAGCAGTGGGCGATAGGCTTAAAGAAGGAAGCAACATAAACAA ATCCCTAACGACGTTGGGTCTAGTCATTTCGAAGCTGGCGGATCAAAATTCcggaaataataagaataaggACAAGTTCGTGCCGTACAGGGACTCCGTTCTGACGTGGCTGTTGAAG GATAACCTTGGCGGGAACAGTAAGACCGTAATGGTAGCCACTATATCTCCTGCCGCGGATAATTACGAGGAAACGCTTTCAACCCTGCGATACGCGGACAGAGCCAAGAGAATCGTTAATCACGCGGTGGTCAACGAGGATCCAAATGCAAGAATCATTCGGGAATTAAGGCAGGAAGTGGAGGCGTTGAAAGAGATGCTATTACATGCAACT GGACAAGGGTCGATAGTGGGCCAGCAACGCACAGACATAACGGAGAAGCTGTCGGAATCGGAACGATTAATGAAGGAAATGTCGCAAACGTGGGAGGAAAAACTGGTGAAAACCGAGAGGCTGCAACACGAAAGGCAACAGGCCTTAGAAAAAATGGGAATCAGTGTTCAAGCCTCTGGTATCCAAGTGGAAAAGAACAAGTATTATCTCGTAAATCTAAACGACGACCCTAGCTTGAACGAGCTGCTAGTTTATTATCTGAAG GAAAGGACTCTGGTTGGAGGACGTTCGGCAAAGACAGAGCAAGACATTCAGCTGCACGGTCTTGGTATTCTGCCTGAACACTGTGTCATCACGATAGAGGAAACTGGCCTCTATATGACGCCATTAAACGGTGCTAGGTGTTTCGTGAACGGCACTCAGGTAGTAGAGAAAACGCCGTTGTTACACGGTGACAGGATCGTCTGGGGAAATCATCATTTCTTCCGGGTGAATTGTCCCAGAAGTGCAACAG CGATCAACAGTGAACCTCAGACGCCGGCACAGAATATTGATTACACTTTTGCACGAGAAGAACTGATGCTTAACGAGTTGTCGAACGACCCTATTCAAAGAGCTATCGCTAGACTCGAGAAGCAGCACGAAGAAGATAAACAG GTCGCGTTAGAGAAACAGAGGCAAGAGTACGAGCGGCAGTTTCAGCAACTTCGCAACATTTTGTCTCCATCGACACCCTATTCCCCTTACGTACCATACGATCCCCTGCGGGGCAGTCAAAGTAGTAAACTTCCTGCTTGCACGCCAACTACGCAAATGCGAGTAGAGAAATGGGCCCAGGAAAGAGACGAGATGTTCAAAAGGAGTTTAGGTCAATTGAAAGCGGACATCTTAAAGGCGAACGCATTGGTGCAGGAGGCAAACTTCTTGGCGGAAGAGATGGGGAAGCAAACGAAGTTTAGCGTCACTTTACAGATTCCGCCAAACAATTTAAGTCCAAATAGAAAG CGGGGCGCCTTCGTCAGCGAGCCTGCGATTCTAGTGAAAAGGACAAACATGGGCAGCCAGGTGTGGTCCatggaaaaattagaaaacaaaTTAGTCGATATGCGGGACATGTACGAGGACAGAAAGGATCCCAACAATTGTCAACGATTACCTGCCATTAAG GATGAAGTGCCCGGGAAGACCCAAGACCCATTCTACGAGTCCCAGGAGAATCACAATCTCATTGGAGTAGCGAATATTTTCTTAGAGGTTCTGTTTCACGACGTTCGATTAGATTATCACACGCCAATTATCAGCCAACAAGGAGAAGTCGCTGGACGACTGCAGGTCGAGATTAGTCGCATATCTGGTCACTTTCCTCAGGACCGTATCTGCGAGGCAGCGTCAGAATCGTCGAATGACTCGACCTCGTCAGAACCTGAGGATTATTCCGGATCGAGCTTCATCACTTGTCGCGTGACCATCAAACAAGCAACTGGTTTGCCTCTGTCACTGAGCCATTTTGTATTTTGTCAATATATGTTTTGCGGACATCCAGACCCCATAGTGGTCCCAGCCATCGACAATTCCGAACAATTAACTTCGAATTGCCAGATAGGGCAGAGAGACTCTCTGGTGTTCAAGTTTAATCACACGAAAGATTTTACCGTGCCCATAACGGAGGAGTTTATCGAACACTGTAGCG AAGGGGCCTTAAGCATAGAAGTTTGGGGACACCGAAGTGCCGGATTTTCGCGAAGTAAACCAGGTTGGGAAGTCGAGCAGCAACTTGCAAAAGCTAGATCTCTGGCTGATCGATGGTCAGAGCTAACGCGGAAGATCGAATTGTGGGTCGAAATCCAGGAACTAAATGAGCAAGGGGAATATTCACCGGTGGATGTGGTTGTGAAACAAGATACATGGACAG gaGGTATTTATCAGTTACGTCAAGGACAGCAACGACGAATACAAGTTCGTGTGAAACCAGTACAAAATTCAGGAACATTGCCCATAATTTGTCAATCGATATTAAATATAGCAGTTGGTAGCGTGTCTGTAAGGAATCGTCTTCAGATTCCATTGGATAGTTATCAGGACGAAGACTTAAGTATACTAAGGGAAAAGTGGAGCGAAGCTTTAATGAGAAGGAGACAATACTTGGATCAACAGATACAGAAACTCATTAACAAACAAG ATAAAACTGAACAAGATATTGAACGAGAACAAAGCCTTGTGGATCAGTGGGTCAGTCTCACAGAAGAAAGAAACGCAGTGTTAGTCCCTGCAGCAGGGTCAGGTATTCCTGGTGCTCCTGCTGACTGGAACCCCCCTCCAGGAATGGAACCGCACATACCTGTTCTCTTCCTTGATCTCAATG CCGATGATCTTTCAACACATCAGTCGGGAGAAGAAGTCTCCGTAACCGGGTTAAATTCCATCTTACCAAAGGAACATGGCAATAAATTCTACAATTTACCCATAATTCGTCGCATAGAGAAAGATGTGTGCGCTATCGCTGCTTGGGATTCCAGTATACACGACAATATACATCTGAACAAAGTCACAGATG caAACGAGCgggtttttttaattttgaaaacaaCGGTGCGCCTCTCACACCCAGCGCCGATGGACCTTGTGCTGCGTAAACGATTAGCCTTGAACATCTACAAACGACAAAGTATCACAGACAGAATCTTCAAGAGAATCGTTCGTACCGACTGCTTAACTCAAACTGGAGTCACTTACGAAGTCGTGTCTAATATACCAAAGGCTAGCGAAGAATTGGAAGATCGCGAGAGTTTGGCACAAATAGCTGCCAGTGGCGAAGACAATAGCTTATGTGATGGCGAGACTTACATCG AAAAATACACACGCGGTGTTTCTGCGGTGGAAAGTATCTTAACTTTAGACCGATTACGACAAAGCGTCGCGGTAAAAGAATTACTGCAAGCACAAGGTCAACCACTTATGCGCAAGACAGCAAGCGTACCCAACTTCTCGCAGGTACTACTGCCTCTCCGCCGTCTCGGACGCACT ATCATGAGATCCGACACCTCGATGGACTCTTTGAACGTCACGCGTTCTGAAAGCGTGACTGATCTCAACACAGAGTTGAACGGGCTGCTTCATTCGCGACGTGCATCTACGGGTCACACCAGAAACGATGAGAACTTCGTTTCTGCGCCAGCTAAACCATTCGGAATCG GCTCCATTCTGAACTCAG CGAGACCAACCTTCCTGAATTTGAACCTGAATCTCAACTCATTGACACGTCTGCAACAATCCACCTCTGCCAAGT CATCTCCGAATATGGTCGGTGGCAAATTGGGTCTACGAATGACCACTCTGCACGAGGAAACATCGAACACTGGCAACCAGTTGTCGACGCCCGTACACGACGAGGACGAAGAGAAGAGCGACGCTGATTACTCGGAATATGACTCGTACCAG GCACCGGCGAAACCAGTAAAACCGCTAACTTCTTCACGCACACTGGATTCTCTTGTCGAACTTCAATCGACGAAGATCAACACGCCAAGCATGAGCAGCAGCGGCTACGGTTCACAAGCGGTGTCTACGACCAATCTCACGTCCGAGGACTCCATCTCCGTTAAATCTATCAGCGTGGACGAGACACCAGACCTGGAATACAGAAATCTGTTGGATTATAAGAAACCAGAGAGAATGGACAGCTCACTGGTGGAGGAAACGCCGGAGGAATATATGGGTGAAGTGACTAACGCGTTGGGCAACTTGAACGTGATGGAGAACACTTGCGGCGAGG AGCATACTAGAAAGAACTTAGACGAGACAGGTGCCTACATGGACGCAGACATCGACAGTCCGGTTTCTTCGACGAAAAGCGATAGCGATGCAAATACCAATGTGTCGCGTACAAGTTCTACTCATTGCCAGAAGAAGGATATACCAAGCCAGGGTTTGAGCAACAGAAGGAAAAGCGACATGGAGATTAGTCAGGCATCGAATTCTGGAGAAGACAGCCCTCTGGAAGGTAGCTCGGTTGTACACACGAAGCTACCACCAGGAAAG GTCGTACGTCGAAGGAAAGCTTCTACTAGCACAGGAAGGCCTACGAGTTCTCAGCACAGGGCTTCATTCCCCATGGTCCGTCCACAAGTTTCAGAGAGCAAAGCAGCAGCAAGACTCGAACAATCAATGCAACCTAACATTCCCTATGAAAACGGTGACAACAGCTCCTCTGAACGAATCGATg acGACGTGAGCGACAAGAGTTCAGCTTTTGGATCGAGACACGACTTAAGTAGAGTCGAAACTCCGCTCCCGGATTGGGTTATAGTTGGTGAATCGGTGCTGGTTCGCCCATACAGCTATTCTGGTGTCATAGCGTACGTTGGCCCAACAGAGTTTGCATCCGGAACGTGGATAGGAGTTGAACTCGATGCCCCGACAG GTAAAAACGATGGTGCTGTGAATGGCCATAGGTACTTCACGTGTCGACCGAAATGCGGTATCTTCGTTAAAGTGGACAAACTAATTCAGGACAAACGTGGCCGAGCACTTAGAAACTATGTCTCTGCCCCTCAACCTGCACCGATGCGTCGAAGCGTCAGCAGAG GTGAGGGTTTACATTCCTTGCACCGAAGTCGAAGCCGAGGGGAGGGCCTTTCAACGACTGGCACGCGATCTTCTCCACGGGGCAAGTAA